The following proteins are encoded in a genomic region of Stutzerimonas balearica DSM 6083:
- the rlmB gene encoding 23S rRNA (guanosine(2251)-2'-O)-methyltransferase RlmB, which produces MSDLEKVFGLHAVEALLRHHPRRVKRIWLAERRNDPRVQAVLELAAQARIGVTSCERREMDEWVEGVHQGVVAEVSPSQVWGEPMLDELLDRSEAPPLLLVLDGVTDPHNLGACLRTADAAGALAVIVPKDKSATLNATVRKVACGAAEVVPLVAVTNLARTLEKLQKRGVWIVGTAGEASQELYSQDLSGPIALVMGAEGKGMRRLTREHCDYLVRLPMAGSVSSLNVSVATGVCLFEALRQRRATSGG; this is translated from the coding sequence ATGAGCGACCTGGAAAAAGTGTTCGGCCTGCACGCGGTCGAGGCCCTGCTGCGTCATCATCCTCGGCGGGTCAAACGGATCTGGCTGGCCGAGCGCCGCAATGATCCGCGCGTCCAGGCGGTGCTCGAGCTGGCTGCTCAGGCCAGGATCGGCGTCACTTCCTGCGAACGGCGGGAAATGGACGAATGGGTCGAGGGCGTCCATCAGGGTGTGGTCGCCGAGGTCAGCCCCAGCCAGGTCTGGGGCGAGCCTATGCTCGACGAGTTGCTCGATCGCAGCGAGGCGCCGCCGCTCTTGCTGGTGCTCGACGGTGTGACCGATCCGCACAACCTTGGCGCCTGTCTGCGTACCGCCGATGCAGCGGGGGCGCTGGCGGTGATCGTGCCGAAGGACAAGTCGGCAACGCTCAACGCCACGGTGCGAAAGGTCGCCTGTGGCGCCGCCGAAGTGGTGCCGCTGGTGGCGGTAACCAACCTGGCGCGGACGCTGGAGAAGCTGCAGAAGCGGGGCGTGTGGATCGTCGGCACCGCAGGCGAGGCGTCGCAGGAGCTCTACAGTCAGGATCTCAGTGGGCCGATCGCATTGGTTATGGGGGCAGAGGGCAAGGGTATGCGTCGCCTGACCCGCGAGCATTGCGACTATCTGGTGCGCCTGCCGATGGCCGGTAGCGTCAGCAGTCTCAATGTATCGGTCGCCACGGGGGTCTGTTTGTTCGAGGCGCTGCGCCAGCGCCGGGCGACATCCGGCGGTTGA
- the hflC gene encoding protease modulator HflC, producing the protein MSNKSLTALIVGVVLAVALWNSFYIVSQTERAVMLRFGRIVEPDVKPGLHMKIPYVNSVRKFDARLMTLDSTTSRFLTLEKKALMVDAYAKWRVADAERFYTATSGMKQIADERLSRRLEAALRDQFGKRTLHEAVSGQRDELMAQVTSSLNRAAQQELGIEVVDVRVKGIDLPREVNRSVFERMSSEREREAREHRAKGRELAEGIRADADRQRRVLLAEAFREAEELRGDGDARAAAIYAAAYDQDPEFYSFYRSLQAYRESFANKQDVLVLDPKSEFFRYLEKSR; encoded by the coding sequence ATGAGTAACAAATCGCTTACGGCGCTGATCGTTGGTGTGGTGCTGGCGGTAGCGCTATGGAACAGCTTCTATATCGTCTCGCAGACCGAGCGTGCCGTCATGCTGCGCTTCGGTCGAATCGTCGAGCCGGACGTCAAGCCCGGGCTGCACATGAAGATTCCGTACGTCAACAGCGTGCGCAAATTCGATGCGCGCCTGATGACGCTGGACTCCACGACGTCGCGCTTCCTTACGCTCGAGAAGAAGGCCCTGATGGTCGATGCCTACGCCAAGTGGCGCGTCGCGGACGCAGAGCGCTTCTATACCGCGACCTCGGGCATGAAGCAGATTGCCGACGAGCGCCTGTCTCGGCGTCTGGAGGCTGCACTGCGCGACCAGTTCGGCAAGCGCACGCTGCACGAGGCGGTGTCCGGTCAGCGTGACGAGCTGATGGCACAAGTGACTTCGTCGCTCAATCGCGCAGCGCAGCAGGAGCTTGGCATCGAGGTGGTCGACGTGCGGGTCAAGGGCATCGACCTGCCGCGCGAGGTCAACCGCAGCGTGTTCGAGCGGATGAGTTCCGAGCGAGAGCGTGAGGCGCGTGAGCACCGTGCCAAGGGACGTGAATTGGCCGAGGGCATTCGCGCCGATGCCGATCGTCAGCGCCGCGTGTTGTTGGCGGAAGCCTTCCGCGAGGCCGAAGAGCTGCGCGGCGACGGTGATGCACGTGCGGCGGCGATCTATGCGGCGGCGTACGACCAGGATCCCGAGTTCTACTCGTTCTACCGCAGCCTGCAGGCCTATCGCGAAAGCTTCGCCAACAAGCAGGACGTGCTGGTGCTGGATCCGAAGAGCGAGTTCTTCCGTTATCTCGAGAAGTCCCGCTGA
- the hflK gene encoding FtsH protease activity modulator HflK, whose protein sequence is MAWNEPGGNSNNQDPWGGGGGRRGGGDQKGPPDLDEAFRKLQDSLNGMFGNKKRGSGGGAGGRGRRGGLGLVWISLVVLLAVWLFNAIYIVDEQEQAVVLRFGKYHETVGPGLNIYFPPIDRKFQENVTRERSYSKQGQMLTEDENIIEVPLTVQYKISDLQSFVLNVDQPEVSLQHATDSAVRHVVGSTAMDQVLTEGREVMAGEVKERLQRFLDNYGTGITVTQVNLQSAAAPREVQEAFDDVIRAREDEQREKNQAESYANGVVPEARGQAQRMLEEASGYRDAVISRAQGEADRFSKLLTEYRKAPEVTRERLYLETMQEVMSNTSKVMVTGENGQNNLLYLPLDKMVNSASSAGSAASGSSASSSAAAGQATRLPPELDPREVRTRESR, encoded by the coding sequence ATGGCTTGGAATGAGCCGGGTGGCAACTCGAACAATCAGGATCCCTGGGGCGGCGGCGGTGGTCGCCGTGGCGGTGGGGATCAGAAGGGGCCGCCGGATCTCGATGAGGCCTTTCGCAAGCTGCAGGACAGCCTCAACGGCATGTTCGGCAACAAGAAGCGCGGCTCTGGCGGTGGTGCTGGTGGCCGTGGCCGTCGCGGCGGTCTGGGGCTGGTGTGGATCTCGTTGGTCGTCCTGCTCGCGGTCTGGCTGTTCAACGCGATTTATATCGTCGATGAACAGGAACAGGCTGTCGTGCTGCGCTTCGGCAAGTACCACGAGACGGTCGGGCCGGGCTTGAACATCTACTTCCCGCCGATCGATCGCAAGTTCCAGGAAAACGTCACGCGTGAGCGCTCCTACAGCAAGCAGGGGCAGATGTTGACCGAGGACGAGAACATCATCGAAGTGCCGCTGACGGTCCAGTACAAGATCAGCGACCTGCAATCGTTCGTGCTCAACGTCGATCAGCCCGAAGTCAGCCTGCAGCATGCGACCGACAGCGCCGTACGCCACGTGGTGGGTTCCACCGCCATGGATCAGGTGCTGACGGAGGGTCGCGAAGTGATGGCAGGTGAGGTCAAGGAGCGTCTGCAACGTTTCCTCGACAACTACGGCACCGGCATCACGGTCACCCAGGTCAACTTGCAGAGCGCCGCGGCGCCGCGTGAAGTCCAGGAAGCGTTCGATGACGTAATTCGGGCTCGCGAGGACGAGCAGCGCGAAAAGAACCAGGCCGAATCCTACGCCAACGGTGTGGTTCCGGAGGCGCGAGGCCAGGCCCAGCGGATGCTGGAAGAGGCAAGCGGCTATCGTGATGCGGTGATCTCGCGCGCTCAGGGTGAGGCCGATCGCTTCAGCAAGCTGCTGACCGAGTATCGCAAGGCGCCGGAAGTGACTCGCGAGCGCCTCTATCTGGAAACCATGCAGGAAGTCATGAGCAACACCAGCAAGGTCATGGTCACTGGCGAAAACGGGCAAAACAACCTGCTCTACCTGCCGCTGGACAAGATGGTCAACAGCGCGAGCAGCGCCGGTAGTGCGGCGTCGGGCAGTTCGGCCTCGTCGTCGGCTGCGGCGGGACAGGCCACGCGTTTGCCGCCGGAGCTCGATCCGCGTGAAGTTCGCACCAGGGAGAGCCGCTGA
- a CDS encoding adenylosuccinate synthase, protein MGKNVVVLGTQWGDEGKGKIVDLLTDQAAAVVRYQGGHNAGHTLVIDGEKTVLHLIPSGILRENVQCLIGNGVVVAPDALLREITKLEEKGVPVRERLRISPACTLILPYHVALDQAREAARSEGKIGTTGRGIGPAYEDKVARRGLRIGDLFNPERFAKKLRELLDYHNFVLQNYYKVEPVDFQKTLDEALAYAEILKPMMTDVAARLHELRKQGAYIMFEGAQGSLLDIDHGTYPYVTSSSTTAGGTATGSGFGPLYLDYILGITKAYTTRVGSGPFPTELFDEVGARLAERGHEFGSTTGRARRCGWFDAVILRRAIEINSISGICLTKLDVLDGLETIRICTGYKDAAGEVLVDAPTDADSYVGLQPVYEELPGWSESTLGAKSLDELPANARAYIHRIEELIEAPVDIVSTGPDRNETIVLRHPYA, encoded by the coding sequence ATGGGTAAGAATGTCGTGGTCCTGGGCACCCAGTGGGGTGATGAGGGCAAGGGCAAGATCGTCGATTTGCTGACCGACCAGGCGGCCGCGGTGGTGCGCTATCAAGGCGGCCACAACGCCGGTCATACGCTGGTCATCGACGGTGAGAAGACCGTTCTGCACCTGATCCCGTCCGGGATCCTGCGTGAAAACGTGCAGTGCCTGATCGGCAACGGCGTGGTCGTTGCGCCGGATGCGTTGCTGCGCGAGATCACCAAGCTCGAGGAGAAGGGGGTTCCGGTGCGTGAGCGTCTGCGCATCAGCCCTGCCTGTACGTTGATCCTGCCTTATCACGTGGCATTGGATCAGGCGCGCGAGGCGGCTCGCTCCGAGGGCAAGATCGGTACGACGGGGCGTGGTATCGGGCCTGCCTACGAAGACAAGGTCGCTCGTCGCGGGCTGCGCATCGGTGATCTGTTCAATCCGGAACGCTTTGCCAAGAAGCTGCGCGAGCTGCTCGACTATCACAACTTCGTGCTGCAGAACTATTACAAGGTCGAGCCGGTAGATTTTCAGAAGACGCTCGACGAGGCGCTGGCCTACGCCGAGATTCTCAAGCCGATGATGACCGATGTCGCGGCCCGTCTTCACGAGTTGCGCAAGCAGGGCGCTTACATCATGTTCGAGGGCGCTCAGGGTTCGCTGCTCGATATCGACCATGGCACCTATCCCTATGTCACCAGTTCCAGTACCACCGCAGGCGGTACCGCGACCGGTTCCGGCTTTGGTCCGCTGTATCTCGACTACATCCTCGGTATCACCAAGGCCTACACGACGCGCGTAGGATCGGGTCCGTTCCCGACCGAACTGTTCGATGAGGTCGGTGCTCGCCTTGCCGAGCGCGGTCACGAGTTTGGCTCGACTACGGGGCGTGCTCGGCGTTGTGGCTGGTTCGATGCGGTGATTCTGCGTCGCGCCATCGAGATCAACAGCATTTCCGGCATATGCCTGACCAAGCTCGATGTGCTTGACGGCCTGGAAACGATCCGCATCTGTACCGGTTACAAGGACGCTGCCGGCGAGGTGCTGGTCGATGCGCCGACAGACGCCGACAGTTATGTCGGTCTGCAGCCGGTCTATGAGGAGCTGCCGGGCTGGTCCGAGTCGACCCTTGGCGCGAAGAGCCTCGACGAGCTGCCCGCTAATGCCCGAGCCTATATCCACCGCATCGAGGAGTTGATCGAGGCGCCGGTAGATATCGTTTCGACCGGGCCTGATCGAAACGAAACCATCGTTTTGCGTCATCCCTACGCCTGA
- the rnr gene encoding ribonuclease R, translated as MADWQSLDPQAAREAEKYDNPIPSRELILQHLGERGSPAAREELVDEFGLVSDEQIEALRRRLRAMERDGQLIYTRRGTYAPVDKLDLICGRVSGHRDGFGFLIPDDGSDDLFLSPAQMRLVFDGDRCLARVSGIDRRGRREGAIVEVISRAHETIVGRYQIESDVGFVVADNPKIQQEVLVTPGRALDAKPGQFVEVKITHWPTQRFQPQGDIIEVIGNYMAPGMEIDVALRSFDIPHVWPEAVLKEAARLKPEVEEKDKQRRVDLRHLPFVTIDGEDARDFDDAVYCEKLRSWNLFSGGYRLFVAIADVSHYVRVGSALDQEAQNRGNSVYFPERVVPMLPEALSNGLCSLNPQVDRLAMVCEVTLSKTGKMTDYQFYEAVIHSHARLTYNKVSTMLEQPKSAEAKQLAGQYAEVLPHLKQLHALYKVLAKARHVRGAIDFETQETRILFGEDRKIAAIKPTERNDAHKLIEECMLCANVATAAFLQQHKLPGLYRVHDAPPLERQEKLTAFLGELGLSLHKGKEGPTPKDYQALLEKVQDRPDFHVIQTVMLRSLSQAVYSADNHGHFGLNYEAYAHFTSPIRRYPDLLVHRAIRSVIRSRRETPHVRRAGAASMPKVRIYPYDESALEQLGEQCSMTERRADEATRDVVNWLKCEFMRDRVGETFPGVISAVTGFGLFVELTDIYVEGLVHVTAMPGDYYHFDPLHHRLTGERSGRNFRLGDTVSVRVMRVDLDERKIDFELVEGGARGDTSRNVGGRPHTGRRSQSGKGGDAGSADVQKSRAMKKALLDEAKTGGRGGKPGRTEDGKSSKGKRTSGGKRPASAPAKSGSGSAARKRKAKS; from the coding sequence ATGGCCGACTGGCAATCGCTCGATCCCCAGGCCGCCCGCGAGGCGGAAAAGTACGACAACCCCATCCCCAGCCGCGAGCTGATCCTGCAGCACCTGGGGGAGCGTGGTTCGCCTGCGGCCAGGGAAGAACTGGTCGATGAGTTCGGCCTGGTTTCCGACGAGCAGATCGAGGCGCTGCGCCGGCGTTTGCGTGCCATGGAGCGCGATGGCCAGTTGATCTATACCCGCCGCGGCACCTATGCGCCGGTGGACAAGCTCGACCTGATCTGTGGGCGCGTCAGCGGGCACCGCGACGGTTTCGGCTTTCTCATCCCGGACGATGGTAGCGACGACCTTTTTCTGAGCCCGGCACAGATGCGGCTGGTGTTCGACGGCGATCGGTGTCTGGCGCGTGTTTCGGGCATCGACCGGCGTGGTCGGCGCGAGGGCGCTATTGTCGAGGTCATCAGCCGTGCCCACGAAACCATCGTTGGCCGCTACCAGATCGAAAGCGATGTGGGATTCGTGGTTGCCGACAATCCGAAGATTCAGCAGGAGGTGCTGGTCACCCCCGGTCGCGCCCTGGATGCCAAGCCCGGACAGTTCGTCGAAGTGAAAATCACGCACTGGCCCACGCAACGGTTCCAGCCCCAGGGCGACATCATCGAGGTGATCGGCAACTACATGGCGCCGGGCATGGAGATCGACGTTGCACTACGCAGCTTCGATATCCCGCACGTCTGGCCTGAAGCCGTGCTCAAGGAGGCTGCGCGCCTCAAGCCCGAAGTCGAGGAGAAGGACAAGCAGCGGCGCGTCGATCTGCGACATCTGCCCTTCGTTACCATCGACGGCGAGGATGCGCGTGACTTCGATGACGCCGTTTATTGCGAGAAGCTGCGCAGCTGGAACCTCTTCTCCGGCGGCTACCGGCTGTTCGTGGCCATCGCCGATGTTTCCCACTACGTCCGGGTCGGCTCGGCGCTGGACCAGGAGGCGCAGAACCGCGGCAACTCCGTTTACTTCCCCGAGCGCGTCGTGCCGATGCTGCCCGAGGCCTTGTCCAATGGGTTGTGTTCGCTGAATCCCCAGGTCGATCGCCTGGCGATGGTCTGCGAGGTCACCCTGAGCAAGACCGGCAAGATGACCGACTATCAGTTCTATGAGGCGGTGATCCATTCGCACGCGCGGCTGACCTACAACAAGGTCAGTACGATGCTCGAGCAACCGAAGTCGGCGGAGGCCAAGCAGCTGGCTGGTCAGTACGCTGAGGTGTTGCCGCATCTCAAGCAATTGCATGCCCTGTACAAGGTATTGGCCAAGGCCCGGCATGTCCGCGGCGCCATCGACTTCGAGACGCAGGAGACGCGTATTCTGTTCGGCGAAGACCGCAAGATCGCCGCCATCAAGCCCACCGAGCGTAACGATGCACACAAGCTGATCGAGGAATGCATGCTCTGCGCAAACGTGGCGACGGCCGCGTTCCTGCAGCAGCACAAGCTGCCCGGGTTATATCGTGTCCATGATGCGCCACCGTTGGAGCGGCAGGAGAAGCTCACCGCGTTTCTCGGCGAGTTGGGTCTGTCTTTGCACAAAGGCAAGGAGGGGCCGACGCCGAAGGATTACCAGGCGCTGCTGGAAAAGGTCCAGGATCGTCCGGACTTCCACGTGATCCAGACCGTGATGCTGCGCTCGCTGAGTCAGGCCGTCTACAGCGCGGACAACCACGGGCATTTCGGCCTCAACTACGAGGCCTACGCCCACTTTACCTCGCCGATTCGGCGCTACCCGGACCTGCTGGTGCATCGCGCCATTCGCAGCGTCATTCGTTCGCGGCGTGAGACGCCACATGTACGGCGCGCCGGTGCGGCAAGCATGCCGAAGGTGCGCATCTATCCATACGACGAAAGCGCCCTGGAGCAGCTCGGTGAGCAGTGTTCGATGACCGAGCGCCGGGCCGACGAGGCGACTCGTGACGTGGTGAACTGGCTCAAGTGCGAGTTCATGCGTGATCGGGTCGGTGAGACGTTCCCGGGGGTGATCTCCGCGGTGACCGGATTCGGCTTGTTCGTAGAGTTGACCGATATCTATGTCGAGGGGCTGGTCCATGTCACGGCGATGCCGGGTGACTACTACCACTTCGATCCGCTGCATCATCGTCTGACCGGCGAGCGCAGCGGGCGGAATTTCCGCCTGGGCGATACGGTGTCGGTTCGGGTCATGCGCGTGGATCTGGACGAGCGCAAGATCGATTTCGAGCTGGTCGAGGGCGGTGCACGCGGCGACACCTCGCGCAATGTCGGCGGGCGCCCGCACACGGGGCGGCGGAGCCAGTCGGGCAAAGGGGGCGACGCCGGCAGCGCCGATGTTCAGAAGAGTCGCGCAATGAAGAAGGCGCTACTGGATGAGGCCAAGACCGGTGGTCGCGGCGGCAAGCCGGGGCGCACCGAGGACGGTAAGTCGAGCAAGGGCAAGCGGACGTCGGGCGGAAAGCGTCCGGCCTCCGCGCCGGCCAAGTCAGGCAGTGGCTCGGCCGCGAGAAAGCGCAAGGCCAAGTCATGA
- a CDS encoding PAS domain-containing protein, translated as MQQRPSFESLFRLSPNAYVLLAPDLAILDANDAYLRLTGRRREEILGQRLHEAFAVDPQQPDAVNVAELLESFDRVLERRVPDTIPVIRYSISRQTERGPVFEDRYWSATHTPLLDDDGRVSAILQHTSDITELYGMQAARAAAEARMQPLQQIGQAIIARARLVQDEGNLLRRLFAQAPGFVCFLRGPEHIFELVNAEYQRLTGHRELIGRSVREALPEVDGQGFLELLDHAFASGEPIVRRQAPVRLRRDPQGPLEELFVDFLYQPITESSGRVSGIFVLGHDVTEQRRAEDEVRSYREHLEELVRERTAALLQSEAERQAAEAALLQAQKLEAVGKLTGGIAHDFNNMLQIIGGNLQLLRRSLGADETALRRLDSAVSGVDKGARLASQLLAFASRQPLRPQRVHLEQLIGDMHELLDGALGSSITVEVDVPGGLWPVHADVGNLQSVLLNLAANAREAMAGTGRLQIRLHNSALTEKVHGEAADIAPGDYVVLSVIDEGVGMSDAVRSHAFEPFFTTKQETNASGLGLSMVYGFVKQSGGFVRLDNGEQGGTAVHVYLPRAQEASGQGSEERPAPAVVEDTVPVECANADEAGLQVLFVEDDPTLRMLTGEVMLELGHQVTLSETAEDALAQLEGGEFDVLLTDVGLHGMSGIELARRVRQHHPGVTVVIASGYAVDAREEALADVRTMLKPYDIQQVRALLEAIARERRG; from the coding sequence ATGCAGCAACGCCCGAGTTTCGAGAGCCTGTTTCGGCTGTCGCCCAATGCCTATGTGCTGCTGGCCCCGGACCTGGCCATCCTCGATGCCAATGATGCCTACCTCAGGCTGACCGGGCGCCGTCGCGAGGAAATCCTCGGTCAGCGCCTGCATGAGGCCTTTGCGGTTGATCCGCAACAGCCCGATGCAGTGAATGTTGCAGAGTTGCTGGAGTCGTTCGACCGGGTCCTTGAGCGCCGGGTGCCCGACACCATTCCGGTAATCCGTTATTCGATCAGCCGGCAGACCGAGCGCGGGCCGGTGTTCGAGGATCGATACTGGAGCGCGACCCACACCCCGTTGCTCGATGACGATGGCAGGGTGTCTGCCATCCTTCAGCACACCTCGGATATCACCGAGCTGTACGGCATGCAGGCCGCCCGCGCGGCCGCCGAGGCGCGCATGCAGCCGCTGCAGCAGATCGGCCAGGCGATCATCGCCAGGGCGCGTCTGGTGCAGGACGAGGGCAATCTGTTGCGCCGCCTGTTTGCGCAGGCCCCGGGGTTCGTCTGTTTTCTGCGTGGTCCAGAGCACATCTTCGAACTGGTCAACGCCGAGTATCAGCGACTTACCGGCCATCGTGAGCTGATCGGTAGGTCGGTGCGCGAGGCATTGCCTGAAGTGGATGGTCAGGGCTTCCTTGAGCTGCTCGATCATGCTTTCGCCAGTGGCGAGCCCATCGTCCGGCGCCAGGCGCCCGTACGGTTGCGGCGCGATCCGCAGGGGCCGCTAGAGGAGTTGTTCGTCGATTTCCTCTATCAGCCGATCACCGAGAGCAGTGGTCGCGTCAGCGGTATTTTCGTGCTCGGCCACGATGTCACCGAACAGCGCCGGGCTGAAGATGAGGTGCGCAGCTATCGAGAACACCTCGAAGAGCTGGTCCGGGAGCGGACCGCCGCCTTGCTGCAGAGCGAGGCGGAGCGGCAGGCGGCAGAGGCCGCGCTGCTGCAGGCGCAGAAGCTGGAAGCGGTGGGCAAGCTGACAGGCGGCATTGCGCATGACTTCAACAACATGCTGCAGATCATTGGCGGCAATCTGCAGTTGCTTCGGCGCAGCTTGGGCGCCGATGAAACCGCCTTGCGGCGTCTCGATTCGGCGGTCAGCGGCGTGGATAAGGGGGCGCGGCTGGCATCGCAGCTCCTGGCCTTCGCCAGTCGGCAGCCGCTGCGTCCGCAGCGGGTTCACCTCGAGCAACTGATCGGCGATATGCATGAATTGCTGGACGGTGCGCTGGGCTCGTCAATCACTGTCGAGGTGGACGTGCCGGGTGGCTTGTGGCCGGTGCATGCCGACGTGGGCAACCTGCAGAGTGTGCTGCTCAATCTTGCCGCCAACGCGCGCGAAGCGATGGCCGGGACGGGACGCTTGCAGATCCGGCTGCACAACTCCGCGCTGACCGAGAAAGTGCATGGCGAGGCGGCCGATATCGCGCCGGGTGATTACGTCGTGCTCAGTGTCATCGACGAGGGCGTAGGCATGAGCGACGCGGTTCGTAGTCATGCCTTCGAACCTTTCTTCACCACCAAGCAGGAAACCAATGCCTCCGGGCTCGGCCTGAGCATGGTGTACGGCTTCGTCAAGCAGAGTGGGGGCTTCGTCAGGCTCGACAATGGAGAGCAGGGTGGCACTGCGGTGCATGTCTATCTGCCGCGTGCGCAAGAGGCATCTGGCCAGGGAAGCGAGGAGCGGCCGGCCCCGGCTGTGGTCGAGGACACGGTTCCTGTCGAGTGCGCAAATGCAGATGAAGCGGGGCTGCAGGTGCTCTTTGTCGAGGATGATCCGACCCTGCGGATGCTGACCGGGGAGGTCATGCTCGAACTGGGGCATCAGGTCACGCTCAGTGAGACGGCCGAGGATGCGTTGGCGCAGTTGGAGGGTGGTGAGTTCGATGTGCTGCTGACCGATGTCGGATTGCATGGCATGAGCGGCATCGAGCTGGCGCGCCGCGTTCGCCAGCATCATCCGGGCGTTACTGTGGTGATTGCCTCAGGCTACGCCGTCGATGCGCGCGAGGAAGCGCTGGCCGACGTTCGCACGATGCTCAAGCCCTACGATATCCAGCAGGTGCGGGCGCTGCTCGAGGCCATTGCGCGCGAGCGCAGGGGCTGA
- a CDS encoding ATP phosphoribosyltransferase regulatory subunit has translation MATVDRWLLPDGIEEVLPPEAARIETARRRVLDLFHRWGYELVITPHVEFLESLLTGSGQDLDLRTFKVTDPLSGRQMGFRADITPQVARVDAHTLRRTGPSRLCYAGSVLHAKPQALATSRSPIQLGAELYGDASAASDLEIISLMVETLELADVPNVHMDLGHVGIYRGLAKAAGLAGDLEQRLFDALQRKAMDELAELTDTLEPGLAAMIRALARLCGGREALVEAQRVLADAPGEVRDALAALARIAEELASRYPQIPLYFDLGELRGYHYHTGVVFAAFVPGVGQSIAQGGRYDAIGADFGRARPATGFSTDLKTLVSLGNAELDTPAAGIWAPVGAEPTLWAEIARLRQSGERVIQALEGQSQAEALEAGCDRSLVRGKDGWKVMPLAS, from the coding sequence ATGGCAACGGTAGACCGCTGGCTTCTGCCAGATGGCATCGAAGAGGTGCTCCCGCCAGAGGCGGCACGTATCGAAACGGCACGCCGCCGTGTGCTGGATCTGTTCCACCGCTGGGGCTATGAACTGGTAATCACGCCTCACGTGGAGTTTCTCGAATCGCTGCTCACCGGCTCCGGGCAAGACCTCGACCTGCGAACATTCAAGGTTACCGATCCGCTTTCCGGTCGACAGATGGGCTTTCGCGCCGATATCACCCCTCAGGTCGCGCGGGTCGATGCACACACCTTGCGTCGTACCGGTCCGAGCCGGCTGTGCTATGCCGGCAGCGTGCTGCATGCCAAGCCGCAGGCGCTGGCCACGTCGCGCAGCCCGATCCAGCTGGGTGCTGAGCTCTATGGTGATGCCAGCGCTGCCAGCGATCTGGAGATCATCAGCCTGATGGTCGAAACGCTGGAACTCGCCGATGTGCCCAACGTGCACATGGATCTCGGCCACGTCGGTATCTATCGCGGGCTGGCCAAGGCGGCCGGGCTCGCCGGTGATCTCGAACAACGGCTGTTCGATGCCTTGCAGCGCAAGGCGATGGACGAGCTGGCTGAGCTGACCGATACGCTCGAGCCCGGGCTGGCCGCGATGATTCGCGCCCTCGCCCGTCTGTGCGGGGGGCGCGAGGCGTTGGTCGAGGCGCAGCGCGTGCTGGCCGACGCTCCGGGCGAGGTGCGTGATGCGCTGGCTGCGCTGGCTCGGATCGCTGAAGAGCTGGCGTCGCGCTATCCGCAAATCCCGCTTTACTTCGATCTGGGTGAACTGCGCGGCTACCACTATCACACCGGAGTGGTGTTTGCCGCGTTCGTACCAGGCGTCGGTCAGTCAATCGCACAGGGCGGACGCTACGATGCCATTGGGGCGGACTTCGGCCGTGCGCGCCCGGCTACGGGGTTCTCTACCGATCTCAAGACGCTCGTGAGTCTGGGTAACGCCGAGCTGGATACGCCTGCCGCTGGTATCTGGGCGCCGGTGGGTGCTGAGCCGACGCTCTGGGCGGAAATTGCGCGCCTGCGTCAGTCGGGAGAGCGCGTCATTCAGGCTCTCGAGGGGCAGTCGCAGGCTGAGGCCCTCGAAGCAGGGTGCGATCGTTCGTTGGTCAGGGGCAAGGACGGCTGGAAAGTGATGCCACTGGCATCCTGA
- the rpsF gene encoding 30S ribosomal protein S6 — protein sequence MRHYEIIFLVHPDQSEQVGGMVERYTKLIEEDGGKIHRLEDWGRRQLAYAINNVHKAHYVMMNVECSGKALAELEDNFRYNDAVIRNLVIRRDEAVTEQSEMLKAEENRSERRERRERPENAEGSNESDNSDNSADE from the coding sequence ATGCGTCATTACGAAATCATCTTTCTGGTTCACCCGGACCAGAGCGAACAGGTCGGCGGCATGGTGGAACGTTACACCAAGCTGATCGAAGAAGATGGCGGCAAGATCCACCGCCTGGAAGACTGGGGCCGTCGTCAGCTGGCTTACGCCATCAACAACGTGCACAAGGCTCACTACGTCATGATGAATGTCGAGTGCAGCGGCAAGGCACTGGCCGAGCTGGAAGACAACTTCCGCTACAACGACGCCGTCATCCGTAACCTGGTCATCCGTCGCGACGAAGCCGTGACCGAGCAATCCGAAATGCTCAAGGCCGAGGAAAACCGCAGCGAGCGTCGCGAGCGTCGCGAGCGCCCGGAGAACGCTGAAGGCTCCAACGAGAGCGACAACAGCGACAACTCCGCTGACGAGTAA
- the rpsR gene encoding 30S ribosomal protein S18 has product MARFFRRRKFCRFTAEGVKEIDYKDLNTLKAYISETGKIVPSRITGTKARYQRQLATAIKRARYLALLPYTDSHGR; this is encoded by the coding sequence ATGGCACGTTTTTTCCGTCGTCGTAAGTTCTGCCGTTTCACCGCCGAAGGCGTGAAAGAGATCGACTACAAGGATCTCAACACCCTGAAGGCCTACATCTCCGAGACCGGCAAGATCGTTCCGAGCCGCATCACCGGTACCAAGGCCCGTTATCAGCGTCAGCTGGCTACCGCCATCAAGCGTGCCCGCTACCTGGCCCTGCTGCCCTACACCGACAGCCACGGCCGTTGA